A single Sphingopyxis chilensis DNA region contains:
- the folK gene encoding 2-amino-4-hydroxy-6-hydroxymethyldihydropteridine diphosphokinase has protein sequence MSNATPLPLYAIGLGSNRRHARYGEPRAVLLAALAALESDDIEAVDASPIIASDPIGPSRRRYANAVALVASELSPPEMLERLQQIEASFGRRTGQRWSARTLDLDILLWSGGVWSDAALTIPHPAMSNRAFVLGPLRAIVPEWQHPLTGRSIRQLAARLTRPKPVDRGASAH, from the coding sequence ATGAGCAACGCAACGCCGCTTCCGCTTTATGCCATCGGGCTCGGGTCGAACCGTCGCCATGCGCGTTATGGCGAACCGCGCGCGGTGCTACTGGCGGCGCTCGCCGCGCTCGAAAGCGACGATATCGAGGCCGTCGACGCCAGTCCGATCATCGCGAGCGACCCGATCGGCCCGTCGCGCCGGCGCTATGCAAACGCCGTCGCGCTCGTCGCTTCGGAACTCAGTCCCCCCGAAATGCTCGAACGGCTGCAGCAGATCGAGGCCAGCTTCGGCCGACGCACCGGCCAGCGCTGGAGCGCGCGCACGCTTGATCTCGATATATTGCTCTGGTCGGGGGGCGTCTGGTCTGACGCGGCGTTGACGATTCCGCATCCCGCCATGTCCAACCGCGCGTTTGTGCTCGGCCCGCTCCGCGCGATCGTCCCCGAATGGCAGCATCCGCTGACCGGGCGGAGCATCCGCCAGCTCGCCGCACGCCTGACGCGTCCGAAGCCGGTTGACCGGGGCGCCTCCGCGCACTAG
- a CDS encoding uracil-DNA glycosylase, whose product MEIDSPLPGTEPPRDCPRCPRLVALRRKCQSEHPDWWNAPVHAFGDPDAWLAFAGLAPGKHGANRTGRPFTGDYAGDLLFATLAKFGLSRGRYDARLDDGLTLDGAIIVNSVKCLPPQNKPTPVEIANCRPFFETQLAALPQVRVIIALGRIAHDATLRAAGARLSVHRFGHGAVHRLPNGRHLIDSYHCSRYNTNTGRLTPDMFADVFRTALALKGQTSGPNSSTRPR is encoded by the coding sequence GTGGAAATTGACAGCCCATTGCCCGGAACCGAGCCGCCGCGCGATTGCCCGCGCTGCCCGCGGCTTGTCGCGCTGCGGCGCAAATGTCAGTCAGAGCATCCTGACTGGTGGAATGCGCCGGTCCACGCGTTCGGCGATCCCGATGCCTGGCTTGCATTCGCGGGGCTGGCGCCGGGCAAACATGGCGCGAACCGCACCGGGCGGCCATTCACCGGCGATTATGCGGGGGACCTCTTATTTGCGACGCTTGCCAAGTTCGGGCTGAGCCGGGGGCGATATGATGCGCGGCTTGACGATGGCCTGACGCTTGATGGCGCGATCATCGTCAACAGCGTGAAATGCCTGCCGCCCCAGAACAAGCCGACGCCGGTGGAAATCGCGAATTGCCGACCATTTTTCGAGACGCAACTGGCGGCCTTGCCACAGGTCCGCGTGATCATCGCGCTCGGACGGATCGCGCATGACGCGACATTACGTGCGGCCGGCGCGAGACTATCTGTTCATCGTTTCGGCCACGGAGCGGTACATCGGCTGCCCAACGGCCGGCATCTGATCGATAGCTATCATTGCTCGCGCTATAACACGAATACCGGCAGGCTGACGCCCGATATGTTTGCCGATGTCTTTCGTACCGCGCTGGCGCTCAAGGGTCAGACGAGCGGGCCGAATTCCTCGACGAGACCGCGGTAA
- a CDS encoding RNA pyrophosphohydrolase: MIDHSKLPYRPCAGVMLANRDGRVFVGQRLDTTSEAWQMPQGGIDDGEDAETAAIRELGEETGVHGGLVEIIARSREEYFYDLPDHLIGKMWGGKYRGQRQHWFLMRFMGEDSDVNIHTKHQEFRAWKWADLNEVEKLIVPFKRVLYRGLVEEFGPLV, translated from the coding sequence ATGATCGATCACAGCAAACTCCCCTACCGCCCTTGCGCCGGCGTCATGCTCGCCAACCGCGACGGCCGCGTCTTCGTCGGCCAGCGACTCGATACGACGAGCGAAGCCTGGCAAATGCCGCAGGGCGGCATCGACGATGGCGAAGATGCCGAAACGGCGGCCATCCGCGAGCTGGGCGAGGAAACCGGCGTCCACGGCGGGCTCGTCGAGATCATCGCGCGCAGCCGCGAGGAATATTTCTACGACCTGCCCGACCATCTGATCGGCAAGATGTGGGGCGGAAAATATCGCGGCCAGCGCCAGCACTGGTTCCTGATGCGCTTCATGGGCGAGGACAGCGACGTCAACATCCACACCAAGCATCAGGAGTTCCGGGCATGGAAGTGGGCGGACCTCAACGAGGTCGAGAAACTGATCGTCCCATTCAAACGCGTGCTTTACCGCGGTCTCGTCGAGGAATTCGGCCCGCTCGTCTGA
- a CDS encoding alpha/beta hydrolase, giving the protein MTDGTTPYTRPDVAAFLAFLNAQEGPKMEEMPPEGGREMFRVMGQLADVPRGDIAHVEDRTIPGPAGDIAIRIYDDRPTRETGPVMVFYHGGGWVIGDLDTHDPYCAEAARLLDMPVIAVDYRLAPEHPFPAAPEDCEAATRWVADNIPCTGLVLSGESAGGNLTIATALTLRDKPASKPVIAIHPIYPAVTTHDDWQSYRDFGEGHLLTKGGMTWFGNHYAADPADYRASPLDFPAEGLPPTLLITAGLDPLRDQGRAYAAKLVEAGVPTTYREAKGTIHGYINLSQGIPSAKEDIRGALTVLKAIVAEANGAS; this is encoded by the coding sequence ATGACCGACGGCACCACCCCTTACACGCGCCCCGATGTGGCGGCCTTCCTTGCCTTTCTGAACGCGCAGGAAGGTCCGAAGATGGAGGAAATGCCGCCCGAAGGCGGGCGCGAGATGTTCCGGGTGATGGGCCAGCTCGCCGACGTCCCGCGCGGCGACATCGCGCATGTCGAGGATCGGACGATTCCCGGCCCCGCGGGCGATATCGCCATCCGCATCTACGACGATCGCCCTACCCGAGAAACCGGACCGGTGATGGTCTTCTATCACGGCGGCGGCTGGGTGATCGGCGACCTCGACACCCACGATCCCTATTGCGCGGAAGCCGCGCGCCTGCTCGACATGCCGGTGATCGCGGTCGATTACCGCCTCGCGCCCGAGCATCCCTTCCCCGCCGCACCTGAGGATTGCGAAGCCGCGACGCGCTGGGTTGCCGACAATATCCCCTGCACCGGCCTCGTGCTCTCGGGCGAAAGCGCCGGCGGCAATTTGACGATCGCGACCGCGCTGACGCTGCGCGACAAGCCCGCCTCGAAACCCGTCATCGCGATCCATCCCATCTATCCCGCCGTGACGACGCACGACGACTGGCAGAGCTATCGCGATTTCGGCGAAGGTCATTTGCTGACCAAGGGCGGCATGACCTGGTTCGGCAACCATTATGCCGCCGACCCCGCCGACTATCGCGCTTCGCCGCTCGATTTCCCGGCCGAAGGCCTGCCGCCGACGCTCTTGATCACCGCGGGGCTCGATCCGCTGCGCGATCAGGGCCGCGCCTATGCAGCGAAGCTGGTCGAAGCCGGCGTCCCGACAACCTACCGCGAGGCAAAGGGAACGATCCACGGCTATATCAACCTCTCGCAGGGTATCCCGAGCGCGAAAGAAGATATTCGCGGGGCATTGACCGTATTGAAGGCGATCGTCGCCGAAGCTAACGGCGCTTCATGA
- a CDS encoding 2-oxoacid:acceptor oxidoreductase subunit alpha, with translation MATAVEDRADGERQSPLSDAVVVRFAGDSGDGMQLTGGQFTLSSALAGNDFATFPDFPAEIRAPQGTLFGVSAFQINFGSSAIDTAGDAPDVLVAMNPAALKTNVPQLKQGGLIIADEGEFNDRNLAKAKYEANPLDDGSLAKWQLLKLNISQLTMDAVKPFGLGNKEALRCKNMWTLGLALWMFDRDRQPLIDWLNAKFAKAPDLAAANVAALNAGHAYGETAELAGPLKQHHVDPAPAAPGLYRTLTGAEGIALGLVAGAQLAKLPMFFGGYPITPASAILHHLSRLKEYDVTTFQAEDEIAAICSAIGASYGGSLGVTSSSGPGIALKGEAMGLAIMTELPLIIVNSQRGGPSTGLPTKTEQSDLYQAVYGRNGDAPLPVIAARSPGDAFECAIEAVRIAVQYMTPVMLLTDGYIANAAEPWAVPDLTTYEAFPVEFLTEVPEGGFKPYGRDEKLKRPWVKPGTPGLLHRIGGIEKEIDTGHINYEASNHQAMTDIRKDKIDGIKVPDQVVELGAEGGRLAVVGWGSTFGPVHQAVRRQRAEGADVSHVHIRHIWPLPANLGELLKSYDKVIVPEMNTGQLKTVLRDQYLVDAKPVNKVSGQPFTIAEIEAAIEEALK, from the coding sequence ATGGCGACAGCGGTAGAGGACCGGGCCGACGGCGAGCGGCAGTCCCCCCTTTCGGATGCAGTGGTTGTTCGATTTGCCGGCGATAGCGGCGACGGGATGCAGCTGACCGGCGGTCAGTTCACCCTTTCGTCGGCGCTCGCGGGCAACGACTTCGCGACCTTCCCTGATTTCCCGGCCGAGATCCGCGCGCCGCAAGGCACGTTGTTCGGCGTGTCGGCCTTCCAGATCAATTTCGGATCCTCGGCGATCGACACCGCGGGCGATGCGCCCGACGTGCTGGTTGCTATGAACCCCGCGGCGCTCAAGACCAATGTCCCGCAATTGAAGCAGGGCGGGCTGATCATCGCCGACGAGGGCGAGTTCAACGACCGCAATCTCGCCAAGGCGAAATATGAGGCGAACCCGCTCGACGACGGCAGCCTCGCCAAATGGCAGCTGCTCAAGCTCAACATCAGTCAGTTGACGATGGACGCGGTGAAGCCCTTCGGCCTCGGCAACAAGGAAGCGCTGCGCTGCAAGAATATGTGGACGCTGGGGCTCGCGCTCTGGATGTTCGACCGCGATCGCCAGCCGCTCATCGACTGGCTCAATGCGAAATTCGCGAAGGCGCCCGATCTCGCGGCGGCGAACGTCGCGGCGCTCAACGCAGGGCACGCCTATGGTGAGACCGCCGAGCTCGCGGGTCCGCTCAAACAGCACCATGTCGATCCCGCGCCCGCGGCTCCGGGCCTCTATCGCACGCTGACCGGCGCCGAGGGCATCGCGCTCGGGCTCGTCGCGGGGGCGCAGCTTGCAAAGCTGCCGATGTTCTTCGGTGGCTACCCGATCACGCCAGCGTCGGCGATCCTCCACCACCTGTCGCGGCTCAAGGAATATGACGTCACGACCTTCCAGGCCGAGGACGAGATCGCGGCGATCTGCTCGGCGATCGGCGCGAGCTATGGCGGCTCGCTTGGCGTGACGTCGTCGTCAGGCCCCGGCATCGCATTGAAAGGCGAGGCGATGGGCCTCGCGATCATGACCGAGCTGCCGCTCATCATCGTCAATTCGCAGCGCGGCGGCCCGTCGACCGGCCTGCCGACCAAGACCGAGCAGTCGGATCTCTATCAGGCGGTTTACGGCCGCAACGGCGACGCGCCGCTGCCCGTCATCGCGGCGCGCTCGCCCGGCGACGCGTTCGAATGCGCGATCGAGGCGGTCCGCATCGCGGTGCAATATATGACGCCGGTGATGCTGCTGACCGACGGCTATATTGCCAACGCCGCCGAGCCGTGGGCGGTGCCCGACCTCACGACCTATGAGGCGTTCCCGGTCGAGTTCCTGACCGAAGTGCCCGAGGGCGGCTTCAAACCCTATGGCCGCGACGAAAAGCTCAAGCGCCCGTGGGTCAAGCCCGGCACGCCCGGCCTGCTCCACCGCATCGGCGGGATCGAGAAGGAAATCGACACCGGGCATATCAATTACGAGGCGTCGAACCATCAGGCGATGACCGACATCCGCAAGGACAAGATCGATGGCATCAAGGTGCCCGATCAGGTGGTTGAACTCGGTGCCGAGGGGGGGAGGCTCGCGGTCGTCGGCTGGGGATCGACCTTTGGCCCGGTCCATCAGGCTGTGCGCCGCCAGCGCGCCGAGGGGGCGGACGTCAGTCACGTCCATATCCGCCACATCTGGCCGTTGCCTGCCAATCTCGGCGAGCTGCTCAAGAGCTATGACAAGGTCATCGTGCCCGAAATGAACACCGGGCAATTGAAGACCGTGCTGCGCGACCAATATCTGGTCGATGCGAAGCCAGTGAACAAGGTGTCGGGCCAGCCCTTCACCATCGCCGAAATCGAAGCCGCCATCGAGGAGGCACTCAAATGA
- a CDS encoding 2-oxoacid:ferredoxin oxidoreductase subunit beta, translating into MNEMTTIARTTTLKDWETDQEVRWCPGCGDYAILKAVQRTMPEIGTAPENTVFVSGIGCSSRFPYYMETYGFHTIHGRAPAFATGLKLANPELDIWIVTGDGDGLSIGGNHTMHLIRRNLDCQIMLFNNEIYGLTKGQYSPTSRVGTTSPSTPYGSVDRPAQPAAFALGAGSRFVARGFDVSKKLPEVLKAAHAHKGAAFIEIFQNCIVYNKDVFEDFAAPKGAEDRQLWLENGEPMLYAKGTKGIALDGEALHLKTVDVVDGDWQSAGVIVHDVTNRSVAHMLVEMRFGEFPMALGVLYDDPRPTFEADVVRQNQAAAEGKKADLQGLLKKGQTWTVTESGPEL; encoded by the coding sequence ATGAACGAGATGACGACCATCGCGCGGACGACGACGCTGAAAGACTGGGAAACCGATCAGGAAGTGCGTTGGTGCCCCGGTTGCGGCGACTATGCGATCCTGAAAGCGGTGCAGCGCACCATGCCCGAAATCGGCACCGCGCCCGAGAATACGGTGTTCGTCAGCGGCATCGGCTGCTCGTCGCGCTTTCCCTATTATATGGAAACCTATGGCTTCCATACGATCCACGGCCGCGCCCCCGCATTCGCGACGGGGCTGAAGCTTGCCAATCCCGAGCTCGACATCTGGATCGTCACTGGCGACGGCGACGGGCTGTCGATCGGCGGCAACCACACGATGCACCTGATCCGCCGCAATCTCGATTGCCAGATCATGCTGTTCAACAACGAGATTTACGGGCTGACCAAGGGCCAATATTCGCCGACGAGCCGCGTTGGCACCACCAGCCCGTCGACGCCATATGGCTCGGTCGACCGCCCCGCGCAGCCCGCCGCGTTTGCGTTGGGTGCCGGATCGCGCTTCGTAGCGCGCGGCTTCGACGTGTCGAAGAAGCTGCCCGAGGTTTTGAAAGCGGCCCATGCCCACAAGGGCGCGGCCTTTATAGAGATTTTCCAGAATTGTATCGTCTATAACAAAGACGTGTTCGAGGATTTTGCGGCGCCGAAGGGCGCCGAGGATCGCCAGCTCTGGCTCGAGAATGGCGAACCGATGCTCTATGCCAAAGGCACCAAGGGCATCGCGCTCGACGGCGAAGCGCTGCACCTCAAGACCGTCGATGTCGTCGATGGCGACTGGCAGTCCGCGGGCGTGATCGTCCATGACGTCACCAACCGCAGCGTCGCGCACATGCTAGTCGAAATGCGCTTTGGCGAATTCCCTATGGCGCTCGGGGTCCTCTACGATGACCCGCGCCCGACCTTCGAGGCCGATGTCGTCCGCCAAAACCAGGCGGCGGCCGAAGGCAAGAAGGCCGACCTGCAGGGTCTGCTCAAAAAGGGGCAGACCTGGACCGTGACAGAAAGCGGGCCGGAACTCTGA
- a CDS encoding metal-dependent hydrolase has product MDNLTHSLVGALLGQMGLKKKTGLAMPTLIIAANLPDIDAGCAIYGIESLSMRRGITHGPIALVVLPILLWALMLAFDRWQERRGKRPSDRLPIDKGWLLALAYIGCLSHPALDWLNNYGIRLLEPFSHRWFYGDSIFIIDLWIWVALAVSVWLSLRRERLATADWRRPAWIGFAAVCAYIFANGLITGAAERMASIALDAGGRKGALVVASPPPLAFWKRDIFWRTADRYGTASFVPGVGGHVDLTGSPTGMDDSRLATWVKADPAARAFLFWARMPVAQKDGDAILLRDQRFMHPLAQDRFQVRLTAPDTASDPE; this is encoded by the coding sequence ATGGATAATCTGACGCACAGCCTTGTCGGCGCACTTCTCGGGCAGATGGGGCTCAAGAAGAAGACCGGCCTCGCGATGCCGACGCTGATCATCGCGGCGAACCTGCCCGATATCGACGCCGGCTGCGCGATTTACGGCATCGAGTCGCTATCGATGCGGCGCGGGATCACGCATGGGCCCATCGCGCTCGTCGTGCTGCCGATCCTCCTGTGGGCGCTTATGCTCGCTTTCGACCGCTGGCAGGAACGGCGTGGCAAGCGGCCGTCCGATCGATTGCCGATCGATAAGGGGTGGCTGCTCGCGCTCGCTTATATCGGCTGTCTCAGCCATCCCGCGCTCGACTGGCTGAACAATTACGGCATCCGCCTGCTCGAACCGTTCAGCCATCGCTGGTTCTATGGCGACAGCATCTTCATCATCGACCTGTGGATATGGGTCGCCCTCGCCGTGTCGGTCTGGCTGTCGCTCCGCCGTGAGCGACTTGCGACGGCCGACTGGCGGCGGCCCGCTTGGATCGGCTTTGCGGCGGTGTGCGCCTATATTTTCGCGAACGGCCTGATCACCGGCGCTGCCGAACGCATGGCCTCGATCGCGCTCGACGCGGGCGGCCGGAAAGGCGCGCTCGTCGTGGCCAGCCCGCCGCCACTGGCGTTCTGGAAACGCGACATCTTCTGGCGCACCGCCGATCGTTACGGCACCGCGAGTTTCGTGCCCGGCGTGGGCGGACATGTCGATCTGACCGGCAGTCCGACGGGCATGGACGATTCGCGTCTCGCGACCTGGGTAAAGGCCGATCCCGCGGCGCGGGCCTTCCTCTTCTGGGCACGGATGCCGGTCGCGCAAAAAGACGGGGACGCGATTCTGCTGCGCGACCAGCGCTTCATGCACCCCCTCGCGCAGGATCGTTTCCAAGTGCGGCTGACCGCGCCGGATACCGCCAGCGATCCCGAATGA
- a CDS encoding cyclopropane-fatty-acyl-phospholipid synthase family protein, which translates to MNTHVSPRRGKELLRADRAYRAGGGMARLIALAPARLFHRLLDRIDAGLAQGTIEGHLPDGSVRLLGGRGKGPVAVVHLHNWAALARLALSGSVGWYRAFEAREWSSPDPVPLFDLFMRNGEALGNAGRARGPWRWLNRAIHSLNRNDRRGARRNIHAHYDLGNDFYRLWLDHSMNYSSALFTDPGQSLEDAQATKVDAILDRLDLRSGSRLLEIGCGWGALAERAVDRHDVLYTGITLSPAQAEIADARLNAVDLSGRSRIELCDYRDVQGPYDAIASVEMVEAVGEAYWPAYLDAIARLLRPGGKAAIQYISINDALFERYAASSDFIQAYIFPGGCLISESRFRALAEARGLAWRDVRRFGGDYAETLRQWRERFDAAVAADQLPSGFDERFIRLWRYYLQYCEGGFRGGGIDVAQVTLEKTA; encoded by the coding sequence ATGAACACGCATGTCAGCCCGCGCCGCGGTAAGGAACTGCTCCGCGCCGATCGCGCCTATCGCGCGGGCGGGGGCATGGCGCGGCTGATTGCCCTGGCGCCGGCGCGCCTTTTCCACCGCCTGCTCGACCGGATCGACGCGGGGCTGGCGCAGGGCACGATCGAGGGGCATCTGCCCGACGGCAGCGTGCGCTTGCTCGGCGGCCGCGGCAAGGGACCGGTGGCGGTCGTCCACCTCCACAATTGGGCGGCGCTGGCACGGCTTGCGCTGTCGGGGTCGGTCGGCTGGTATCGCGCGTTCGAGGCGCGCGAATGGTCGTCGCCAGATCCGGTGCCGCTGTTCGATCTGTTCATGCGCAATGGCGAGGCGCTGGGCAATGCCGGACGGGCTCGGGGGCCGTGGCGCTGGCTGAACCGCGCGATCCATTCGCTGAACCGCAACGACCGTCGAGGAGCCCGGCGAAACATCCATGCCCACTATGATTTGGGTAATGATTTCTATCGCTTGTGGCTCGATCATTCCATGAATTATTCGAGTGCGCTTTTCACCGATCCGGGGCAGTCGCTCGAAGATGCGCAGGCAACTAAAGTCGATGCGATCCTCGACCGGCTCGACTTGCGTTCGGGAAGCCGGCTGCTCGAAATCGGCTGTGGGTGGGGCGCGCTCGCCGAACGCGCTGTCGATCGGCATGATGTACTTTACACCGGCATCACCCTGTCGCCGGCGCAGGCCGAAATCGCCGACGCGCGGCTGAACGCGGTCGATCTGTCGGGACGCTCGCGGATCGAGCTTTGCGACTATCGCGACGTGCAGGGCCCCTATGATGCGATCGCGAGCGTCGAAATGGTCGAGGCGGTCGGCGAAGCCTATTGGCCGGCCTATCTCGACGCCATCGCCCGGCTGCTGCGTCCCGGCGGCAAGGCGGCGATCCAGTATATATCGATCAACGATGCGCTGTTCGAACGCTACGCGGCGAGCAGCGACTTCATCCAGGCTTATATCTTCCCGGGCGGCTGCCTGATTTCCGAAAGCCGCTTTCGCGCGCTGGCGGAGGCGAGGGGGCTCGCATGGCGCGACGTGCGCCGTTTCGGCGGCGATTACGCCGAGACGCTGCGCCAGTGGCGCGAACGCTTCGACGCAGCGGTCGCGGCCGATCAGCTTCCATCGGGTTTCGATGAGCGATTCATCCGGCTCTGGCGCTATTATCTGCAATATTGCGAAGGCGGCTTTCGTGGCGGCGGGATCGATGTCGCGCAAGTCACGCTCGAAAAGACGGCCTGA
- a CDS encoding serine hydrolase domain-containing protein — translation MRRFLAAVLLCTAAAGCSAPATTQTTDQLPKDLNVLFWTQDQRDAAFRTMETVPKVAVNMVEAGDAVYPLPQGAPIDLGTDVDAYMAKQRNAGLIIVQDGKIRLEKYALGYGAAGRWTSFSVAKSFTSTLVGAAVKDGYIKSLDDKVTAYIPGLKGSAYDDVSVRELLTMTSGVKWNEDYTDPKSDVAQFNLQRPVEGEDITVSYMKSLPREAPAGSKWVYKTGETNLIGVLVSSATGKTLSQYLSEKIWKPFGMEQDAVWMLGPTGHEISGCCMSASLKDYARFGQFILNGGVAGGEKVLPDDWIASATTKQAGIDVPGRGYGYQWWTNDDGSFAAQGIFGQGIFIDPKRKLVIASNGNWPTATDPEGVGAAREAFYKSVQAAVDEEAAN, via the coding sequence ATGCGAAGATTCTTGGCGGCGGTGCTTCTGTGCACCGCGGCGGCGGGGTGCAGCGCGCCCGCGACCACGCAAACCACCGACCAATTGCCAAAGGATCTGAATGTGCTGTTCTGGACCCAGGATCAACGCGACGCCGCCTTCCGCACGATGGAGACGGTGCCAAAGGTCGCCGTGAATATGGTAGAGGCGGGCGATGCGGTCTATCCGCTGCCGCAGGGTGCGCCGATCGATCTTGGCACCGATGTCGATGCCTATATGGCGAAGCAGCGCAACGCCGGGTTGATCATCGTTCAGGACGGCAAGATCCGGCTCGAGAAATATGCGTTGGGATATGGTGCCGCGGGGCGCTGGACGAGTTTCTCGGTCGCGAAGAGCTTCACCTCGACTCTCGTCGGCGCGGCGGTGAAGGACGGCTATATCAAGAGCCTCGACGACAAGGTCACCGCCTATATCCCGGGGCTCAAGGGCTCGGCCTATGACGATGTCAGCGTGCGGGAGCTGCTGACGATGACTTCGGGCGTCAAATGGAACGAGGATTATACCGACCCCAAGTCCGACGTGGCGCAGTTCAACCTGCAAAGGCCTGTCGAGGGCGAAGACATAACTGTAAGCTATATGAAGAGCTTACCGCGCGAAGCACCCGCAGGTTCGAAGTGGGTTTACAAGACCGGCGAGACCAATTTGATCGGCGTGCTCGTATCGAGCGCGACCGGCAAGACGCTGTCACAATATCTGTCCGAAAAAATCTGGAAGCCGTTCGGTATGGAACAGGATGCGGTATGGATGCTCGGGCCGACGGGACACGAGATCAGCGGCTGCTGCATGTCGGCGAGCCTCAAGGATTATGCGCGTTTTGGGCAGTTCATCCTGAACGGCGGTGTTGCGGGCGGCGAGAAGGTGCTGCCCGACGACTGGATTGCGTCGGCGACCACGAAGCAGGCGGGAATCGACGTGCCGGGACGTGGCTATGGCTATCAATGGTGGACGAACGACGACGGCAGTTTTGCCGCGCAGGGCATTTTCGGGCAGGGGATTTTCATCGATCCGAAGAGAAAGCTGGTGATCGCATCGAACGGCAACTGGCCGACCGCGACCGATCCCGAAGGCGTCGGCGCTGCGCGCGAAGCATTCTACAAGAGCGTGCAGGCGGCGGTGGATGAAGAGGCTGCAAACTGA
- a CDS encoding SDR family NAD(P)-dependent oxidoreductase — protein sequence MTSEELAGQVALVTGASRGIGEAIAESLAARGAHVVITARTAGGLEELEDRIHAAGGSATIAPLDLTDGDSIARLASAMAERWQQLDMLVLNAAMLGTLTPVAAIDGKEFNKTLTLNLIAQQALIANFDPLLRRAANGRLVALSSGVAREPRAYWGAYAASKAALETLVTSYGAEMRNISGVRTAILDPGGTRTQMRARAYPGEDPQSIKNPAAVGEYVAKLMVEGFESTAFHALPKVMEKA from the coding sequence ATGACGTCTGAAGAACTGGCGGGCCAGGTCGCGCTCGTCACCGGGGCGAGCCGTGGCATCGGCGAAGCCATCGCCGAATCGCTCGCCGCCCGAGGCGCGCATGTCGTGATCACCGCGCGCACCGCGGGCGGGCTCGAGGAGCTCGAAGATCGCATCCACGCCGCCGGCGGCAGCGCGACGATCGCGCCGCTCGACCTCACCGATGGCGACAGCATCGCGCGGCTCGCAAGCGCGATGGCCGAACGCTGGCAGCAGCTCGACATGCTCGTGCTCAACGCCGCGATGCTCGGCACGCTGACCCCGGTCGCGGCAATCGACGGCAAGGAATTCAACAAGACGCTGACGCTCAACCTGATCGCGCAACAGGCGCTGATCGCCAATTTCGACCCGCTGCTCCGCCGTGCCGCAAACGGCCGGCTGGTCGCGCTGTCGAGCGGCGTCGCGCGCGAGCCGCGCGCCTATTGGGGCGCCTATGCCGCATCGAAGGCGGCGCTCGAGACGCTGGTGACGAGCTATGGCGCCGAAATGCGCAATATCTCGGGCGTCCGCACCGCGATCCTCGACCCCGGCGGCACGCGCACCCAGATGCGCGCGCGCGCCTACCCCGGCGAGGATCCGCAGAGCATAAAGAACCCCGCCGCGGTCGGCGAATATGTCGCGAAACTGATGGTCGAGGGCTTCGAAAGCACGGCGTTCCATGCCTTGCCCAAGGTCATGGAAAAAGCTTAA